The Pirellulimonas nuda genome includes a region encoding these proteins:
- a CDS encoding DUF4268 domain-containing protein, translated as MNLGRLQKVDLRKVWLSEPGDFTPWLAGEENLGLLSETLGMDLDLVAQEQGVGPFRADIVCTDGLTQSTVLIENQLERTDHTHLGQLLTYAAGLEAVSIVWIARRFADEHRAALDWLNDNTGEALRFFGLEVELWRIGDSHVAPKFNVVCEPNEWVKATNRPKARTTLGELYAEYWLAFRDVLEARSSAFVIRGAPDRAYVAFAIGRAGFGNNAVITREQLNIRVELYLSGKQASARFYALMQERPAIEAAFGDKLDWQELPDKIASRIAYFRPNSDVEDRASWPEQHRWLADHLQRIQDVFCKRVAALRDTDLS; from the coding sequence ATGAATCTTGGACGGCTGCAGAAAGTCGATCTCCGCAAAGTCTGGCTAAGCGAGCCGGGTGACTTCACTCCGTGGCTTGCCGGGGAAGAGAACCTCGGGCTGCTATCCGAAACGCTCGGAATGGATCTCGACCTTGTAGCTCAGGAGCAAGGGGTTGGGCCCTTCCGCGCCGATATCGTCTGCACCGACGGCCTGACGCAATCGACCGTGTTGATCGAGAACCAGCTCGAGCGGACCGATCACACCCACCTCGGCCAGCTGCTGACCTACGCAGCCGGTCTCGAGGCGGTGTCGATCGTCTGGATCGCACGGCGCTTCGCAGACGAGCACCGCGCTGCGCTCGACTGGCTCAACGACAACACGGGGGAAGCGTTACGGTTCTTCGGCCTGGAAGTCGAACTGTGGCGGATCGGCGACTCGCACGTGGCGCCGAAGTTCAACGTCGTCTGCGAGCCGAACGAGTGGGTCAAAGCGACCAACAGGCCCAAAGCGCGTACCACGCTTGGTGAACTTTACGCAGAATACTGGCTTGCCTTCCGAGACGTGCTGGAGGCGCGTTCCTCTGCGTTTGTCATCCGTGGCGCTCCAGACCGCGCTTATGTGGCGTTTGCGATCGGCAGGGCTGGCTTTGGCAACAACGCGGTCATCACCAGAGAGCAACTGAACATTCGCGTCGAGCTGTATCTCAGCGGAAAGCAAGCGTCGGCTAGGTTCTACGCCCTGATGCAGGAGCGACCGGCGATTGAAGCCGCCTTCGGCGACAAACTCGACTGGCAGGAGTTGCCCGACAAGATCGCGTCGCGCATCGCCTACTTTCGGCCCAATTCAGATGTCGAGGACCGTGCGTCGTGGCCCGAACAGCACCGGTGGCTGGCCGATCATCTTCAACGGATTCAAGATGTCTTTTGTAAGCGCGTAGCAGCGTTAAGAGACACCGATCTCAGCTAA
- a CDS encoding tyrosine-type recombinase/integrase: MDPLNSLINNPMPTPRKLEEVKAEHFTWRLYRRNGVYGADGRHNAVDVGRHSLGTRDRAAAINAVRQLDRVQAAGLGLIVPERNPTQPATSLAPVTIAEGRRLYEMYLRRPAATGGVKLSTYKRYRTSLDKFGKYCAKRNIGSWNLVDAAILEGFIGWLEREGYHRKSIVNEVTTIKQVFGYLLDNGKLQGCEAIRLKVKKAESRPAYCWTPDQVAAMLGHAKNDAGLRWLHDVVLALACTGLRIAELAGLRWSDVDLNNGMLSLTDETGYSDSTGARRQLKSGRSRSFPIHADLMRLLREMPHRSRYIFVGPRGGKLKPDTVGRRLRKSILEPLAERFPSSEGVRGFVNGTPHSFRHYFCSTCSNGGVPERIVMQWLGHADSAMIRNYYHLSDAESRRKMDQLQFLGDPPRGESAASGTPPVTERRTSDLA; the protein is encoded by the coding sequence GTGGACCCGCTCAACTCCCTAATTAACAACCCAATGCCCACCCCACGAAAACTCGAAGAGGTCAAAGCAGAGCACTTTACCTGGCGGCTCTACCGCCGGAATGGCGTGTACGGCGCTGATGGCCGCCACAATGCGGTCGATGTCGGTCGGCACTCCCTTGGAACGCGGGACCGGGCGGCCGCGATCAACGCGGTTCGGCAACTGGACCGCGTCCAGGCGGCTGGGCTTGGGCTCATCGTGCCGGAACGCAACCCGACTCAGCCGGCCACCTCGCTGGCCCCGGTCACTATCGCCGAGGGACGCCGCCTCTACGAAATGTACCTTCGCCGCCCCGCCGCCACGGGAGGCGTGAAGCTTTCGACCTACAAACGCTACCGGACTTCGCTCGACAAGTTTGGGAAGTACTGCGCGAAACGGAACATCGGAAGTTGGAACCTCGTCGATGCCGCGATCCTCGAAGGCTTCATCGGCTGGCTCGAACGAGAAGGGTACCATCGTAAGTCCATTGTCAACGAGGTCACCACCATCAAACAGGTATTCGGTTACCTCCTTGATAACGGTAAACTGCAGGGCTGCGAGGCGATCCGACTGAAGGTCAAGAAGGCCGAATCGCGCCCCGCCTACTGCTGGACTCCCGATCAAGTCGCTGCCATGCTGGGCCACGCCAAGAACGATGCCGGTCTCCGCTGGCTCCACGACGTGGTTCTCGCGCTCGCCTGCACAGGCCTTCGCATCGCCGAACTGGCGGGGCTCCGGTGGTCGGACGTCGACCTAAACAACGGGATGCTCTCGTTGACCGATGAGACCGGCTACAGCGACTCGACCGGTGCGCGCCGCCAGCTCAAGAGCGGACGCAGCCGGTCGTTTCCGATCCACGCAGACCTGATGCGTCTGCTTAGGGAGATGCCCCACCGTTCGCGGTACATCTTCGTCGGCCCGCGGGGGGGCAAGCTGAAGCCCGACACCGTCGGCAGGCGCCTGCGTAAGAGCATCTTGGAACCGTTAGCAGAACGCTTTCCATCGTCCGAAGGGGTCCGAGGTTTCGTCAACGGCACCCCACACAGCTTCCGCCATTATTTCTGCAGCACCTGCTCGAACGGCGGCGTCCCTGAGCGGATCGTGATGCAGTGGCTCGGTCACGCCGATAGCGCGATGATCAGAAACTATTACCACCTCAGCGACGCCGAATCGCGCCGCAAGATGGATCAACTTCAGTTCCTTGGCGATCCTCCGCGGGGAGAATCCGCGGCGTCCGGGACCCCCCCCGTAACCGAAAGGAGGACGTCGGACTTGGCCTAA
- a CDS encoding DUF4268 domain-containing protein, translating into MQDRLAIEAAFGDELDRQELPDKIASRIAYFRPDSDVECRASWPEQHRWLADHLQRIQDVFAQRIAALTDIN; encoded by the coding sequence ATGCAGGATCGGCTGGCGATCGAAGCCGCCTTCGGCGACGAACTCGACCGGCAGGAGCTGCCTGACAAGATCGCGTCGCGCATCGCCTACTTTCGACCCGATTCGGATGTCGAGTGCCGTGCGTCGTGGCCCGAACAGCACCGGTGGCTGGCGGATCATCTTCAGCGGATTCAAGATGTCTTTGCTCAGCGAATCGCGGCGTTGACGGACATCAACTAA
- a CDS encoding dockerin type I domain-containing protein: MQKLTPTGLVGGLDFGGSVAASGSRIAVSDISDAARGTQSGAVFLFELEGNQWVQTAKITSDTGGATEWYGSTLALTDGELFVGAQRDSDFGSISGSVHVYEFDEQGAPQLKQQLSMPMPIANAYFGSALAIEENTLVAGASQRLGGSYFGTGRSFVFQRNEAGDWEFEQELIAGGLNVGDVFNTATISNGRIAVSAPRADIFGDTAGAVFIFEKLENGWEQVDVVGSPNPDFELDGIAFDGDSLLVGEIHSDSLAADAGAFHSFVRSPSGEWTFEATTNAPDGQAGDRFGGPIKAHSGLAVVAARADDDNGLDAGSVYLLSRSSDDTWSQIAKVTRPEGGAGGAFGSDIAFDGKRIVIGASRSNAAYVYEIVSLPGDFNRDGFIDAADFTVWRDHFGDIVEPYSFADANGDGFIQQLDYQIWKQGFQSGSAIALSIVEPVPEPSTIRAAVIAFVSLCLFRQQLGCDPRSAAGVR; encoded by the coding sequence GTGCAAAAGCTAACGCCAACGGGGCTTGTCGGTGGACTAGATTTTGGCGGCAGCGTCGCAGCTTCTGGAAGTCGGATCGCGGTTTCCGACATCTCTGACGCCGCACGAGGAACTCAGTCGGGTGCGGTGTTTCTCTTCGAGTTAGAGGGTAATCAGTGGGTGCAGACTGCGAAGATAACATCAGACACCGGCGGGGCGACGGAGTGGTATGGATCCACTCTCGCTCTGACGGATGGAGAGCTCTTTGTCGGAGCCCAACGGGATAGCGATTTCGGCTCGATCAGCGGAAGCGTTCACGTTTACGAGTTTGACGAGCAAGGAGCGCCCCAGCTCAAGCAACAACTCAGCATGCCCATGCCTATAGCAAACGCCTATTTTGGTTCGGCGTTGGCGATTGAGGAGAACACCCTCGTAGCTGGAGCTTCTCAAAGGCTCGGAGGCTCCTACTTCGGAACCGGCCGCTCGTTTGTCTTCCAACGCAATGAAGCAGGCGACTGGGAATTCGAGCAAGAGCTAATAGCGGGCGGTTTGAATGTGGGCGACGTGTTCAATACTGCCACGATTTCGAACGGCCGAATCGCAGTGAGCGCACCGCGAGCAGACATCTTTGGGGATACGGCTGGCGCCGTGTTCATTTTCGAGAAGCTAGAGAATGGATGGGAACAGGTAGATGTCGTAGGATCACCGAATCCCGACTTTGAGCTCGATGGCATTGCGTTCGATGGCGATTCACTTCTCGTGGGCGAGATCCACTCGGACTCCTTGGCCGCCGACGCAGGTGCATTTCATTCGTTCGTGCGATCGCCTTCTGGTGAGTGGACCTTTGAAGCGACTACGAACGCCCCAGACGGACAGGCAGGAGATCGATTCGGCGGCCCAATAAAAGCTCACTCCGGATTGGCGGTTGTCGCCGCCCGAGCCGACGACGACAACGGGCTGGATGCCGGAAGCGTCTACTTGCTCAGTCGATCCTCCGATGACACGTGGTCACAGATCGCGAAGGTTACCCGCCCCGAGGGAGGTGCAGGGGGCGCGTTCGGTTCGGATATCGCGTTCGACGGGAAACGCATCGTGATCGGCGCCAGCAGATCGAACGCCGCCTATGTCTACGAGATTGTGTCCCTTCCTGGTGACTTCAATCGGGACGGGTTCATCGATGCCGCGGACTTTACTGTTTGGAGAGATCACTTCGGCGATATCGTTGAGCCGTACTCGTTCGCAGACGCAAACGGTGATGGCTTCATTCAGCAGCTTGATTACCAGATTTGGAAGCAAGGGTTCCAAAGCGGCTCAGCGATTGCCCTTTCGATTGTTGAACCCGTACCCGAGCCATCGACAATTCGAGCCGCTGTCATCGCGTTTGTTAGTCTCTGCCTATTTCGGCAGCAGCTCGGTTGCGATCCACGATCAGCTGCTGGCGTGCGATAG
- the cas3 gene encoding CRISPR-associated helicase Cas3', protein MHFAHTLPDRAPEDWEPLERHLQLVSDLAAQFAGELIPRAPDVSAWGGALGRWHDLGKYSAAFQARIRGADSAEAHIEGLPGRVDHSTAGAKHAMESAPRWGRLLAYALAGHHAGLADTEKLSERLNKTIEPWRHAAPSEWLATGEIGRPPLSIDRNDAARFAFQCALFTRMLFSCLVDADRLQTEAFCNPERAAERVAKPPMGDLSTALNDYLKRLRDKATPSPVNDQRAAVHGACRAAVSQLPGLFSLTVPTGGGKTLASLAFALEHAQQHGLRRVVMAIPFTSIIEQTAEVYRKVFAELGDGVVLEHHSNLDPEKETRLNRLAAENWDAPLVVTTNVQLFESLFACRTTPCQKLHRLAGSVIILDEAQTLPVGLLRPCLAALRELAADYGCSIVLCTATQPALEHRDDFKIGLEGVREIIPEPELLYSAMRRVEADNLGAIDNDALVERLSAEPSWLTIVNTRAHAAELYRRLRAMPDAPPDDLFHLSTLMCGQHRSDHLVKIRQRLKSGLTCRVVSTQLIEAGVDVDFPVVFRAMAGLDSIAQAAGRCNREGRLPGLGKLWLFDPTDVKPHGYLGATAATARELLPDFPDPLDPDAVRKYFELHYWKRSGDNRWDDNRVMECFPEERGEFAYDFRTAAERFQFIEDASQTLFVSYGDGIQLIEQLRQSGPQRWLLRKLQRYTVGVFQWAYNALLAARDIEILDSGFSVLANSDSYGHNLGLRLDAPGYREPKNMVL, encoded by the coding sequence ATGCATTTCGCCCACACCCTCCCCGACCGCGCCCCGGAAGATTGGGAGCCACTCGAACGACACCTTCAACTAGTCTCCGATCTGGCGGCTCAGTTCGCCGGCGAGCTGATCCCTCGCGCACCCGACGTCTCGGCCTGGGGCGGTGCCTTGGGCCGTTGGCACGACCTTGGAAAGTACTCCGCGGCTTTTCAAGCACGCATTAGGGGGGCGGACTCCGCTGAGGCGCACATTGAGGGCTTGCCCGGTCGGGTAGATCACTCGACGGCCGGCGCGAAGCATGCGATGGAATCGGCGCCACGTTGGGGGCGTCTGCTCGCCTACGCGCTGGCGGGGCACCACGCTGGGTTGGCCGATACAGAGAAGCTGAGCGAACGCCTCAACAAGACCATCGAGCCTTGGCGCCATGCAGCGCCGTCTGAATGGTTGGCCACCGGAGAAATCGGACGGCCGCCGCTGTCGATCGATCGAAACGACGCTGCCCGCTTTGCTTTTCAATGCGCCCTGTTCACTCGCATGCTTTTTTCCTGCCTCGTCGATGCCGATCGATTGCAGACCGAGGCCTTCTGCAACCCGGAGAGGGCTGCCGAACGCGTCGCCAAGCCCCCCATGGGCGACCTCTCTACCGCGCTGAATGACTACTTGAAGCGGCTCAGGGACAAAGCCACTCCAAGCCCTGTAAACGATCAACGCGCCGCAGTGCATGGCGCCTGCCGAGCCGCGGTTTCCCAGCTTCCCGGCCTTTTTTCGCTCACTGTCCCAACCGGTGGCGGAAAGACCCTTGCCTCGCTTGCATTCGCGCTCGAACACGCCCAACAACACGGGCTGAGACGGGTCGTAATGGCTATCCCGTTCACCAGCATCATCGAGCAGACGGCGGAGGTTTATCGTAAGGTGTTCGCTGAATTGGGCGATGGCGTTGTTCTGGAGCACCACTCAAACCTCGATCCCGAGAAAGAAACGCGGCTCAACCGCCTAGCGGCCGAGAACTGGGACGCGCCGCTGGTCGTGACCACGAACGTCCAACTCTTCGAGTCGCTGTTCGCCTGCCGCACCACGCCGTGCCAGAAGCTGCACCGCTTGGCGGGGAGCGTCATTATCCTGGACGAGGCGCAGACGCTGCCGGTCGGCCTGCTTCGGCCATGCCTGGCCGCGCTCCGCGAGCTTGCCGCCGACTACGGCTGTTCGATCGTCCTCTGCACGGCCACGCAACCCGCGTTAGAGCACCGCGACGATTTCAAGATCGGCCTGGAAGGGGTCCGTGAGATCATCCCTGAACCAGAATTGCTCTACTCCGCCATGCGGCGGGTCGAGGCGGACAACCTGGGGGCGATCGACAACGATGCCCTCGTTGAGCGGCTCTCTGCCGAACCATCCTGGCTGACGATCGTCAACACACGCGCCCACGCGGCGGAGCTTTACCGGCGTCTACGTGCGATGCCCGACGCCCCGCCCGACGACCTCTTCCACCTCAGCACGCTGATGTGCGGCCAGCACCGCAGCGACCATCTGGTCAAGATTCGTCAGAGGCTTAAGTCCGGCCTGACTTGCCGGGTTGTCAGCACTCAGTTGATCGAGGCCGGCGTCGATGTCGATTTCCCGGTAGTCTTCCGGGCGATGGCGGGTCTCGACTCGATCGCCCAAGCCGCCGGACGCTGCAACCGAGAGGGTCGCCTCCCGGGCCTCGGCAAGCTGTGGCTGTTCGATCCGACCGACGTGAAGCCTCACGGTTACCTCGGAGCCACGGCAGCCACCGCGCGCGAACTGCTTCCCGACTTCCCTGACCCGCTCGACCCCGACGCGGTGCGCAAGTATTTCGAGCTGCACTACTGGAAACGCTCGGGGGACAATCGGTGGGACGACAACCGTGTGATGGAGTGCTTCCCCGAGGAACGCGGCGAGTTCGCGTACGACTTCCGCACCGCGGCCGAGCGGTTTCAGTTCATCGAAGACGCATCGCAAACCCTCTTCGTCAGCTACGGCGACGGCATACAACTAATTGAGCAACTCCGGCAAAGCGGGCCGCAGCGGTGGCTGCTCCGCAAGCTACAGCGCTACACCGTCGGGGTCTTCCAGTGGGCCTACAACGCCCTCCTCGCGGCTAGGGACATTGAAATCCTTGATTCTGGCTTCAGTGTACTTGCGAACAGTGATAGCTATGGCCACAATCTGGGGCTGCGGCTAGACGCACCCGGCTATCGTGAACCCAAGAACATGGTGCTATGA
- the drmC gene encoding DISARM system phospholipase D-like protein DrmC, whose amino-acid sequence MDPNRIIATAAADLAAILPAAAVEALVQALTSPGAADLDTAIEQRIPHYHHRSLAQRYVSTWRLEASGVPVDAVAAALLAASMAEQRRQEAESIELVWTGPGVAGRSVRRTEQAILQLIDSASDRITLVSYAVYRIDSIAAALSRAAARGVRLRVIVETPHKTVGVGEYNTLRALGPEVAACSTIYFWPRKVRGVTEKGAPGLLHVKCAVADGNWLFVSSANLTQQAFTINMELGVLVRGGELPRGIEGQFDGLIRDGVLEPLT is encoded by the coding sequence GTGGACCCGAACCGAATCATCGCCACCGCCGCCGCCGATTTAGCCGCAATCTTACCCGCCGCGGCCGTAGAGGCGCTGGTGCAGGCGCTCACATCGCCGGGCGCCGCAGATCTAGATACGGCGATCGAGCAGCGAATACCCCACTACCACCATCGCAGCTTGGCTCAGCGCTACGTATCAACCTGGCGGCTTGAGGCATCGGGAGTGCCAGTCGACGCTGTGGCGGCAGCGTTGCTAGCGGCCAGCATGGCCGAGCAACGACGGCAGGAGGCCGAGAGTATCGAGCTGGTCTGGACAGGGCCAGGCGTCGCTGGCCGATCGGTGCGGCGCACAGAGCAAGCGATTCTGCAGCTGATCGACTCGGCTAGCGACCGCATCACGCTGGTGAGCTACGCGGTCTACCGGATCGACTCGATCGCGGCCGCCTTGTCGCGGGCTGCGGCGCGGGGCGTTCGGTTGCGGGTAATTGTCGAGACCCCGCACAAGACGGTCGGGGTCGGCGAGTACAACACACTACGCGCCCTGGGGCCCGAGGTAGCGGCCTGCTCTACGATCTACTTTTGGCCGCGAAAGGTGCGTGGCGTGACCGAGAAAGGCGCACCGGGACTGTTGCATGTAAAGTGCGCCGTTGCCGACGGAAACTGGCTGTTCGTCTCGTCGGCGAACCTGACGCAGCAAGCGTTCACGATCAACATGGAGCTGGGCGTGCTCGTGCGGGGCGGCGAGCTGCCGCGGGGTATTGAGGGGCAGTTCGACGGTCTGATCCGAGATGGCGTGTTGGAGCCGCTAACGTAG
- a CDS encoding helix-turn-helix domain-containing protein translates to MLLSGGDARTKWDRRDCERQCFFRLDPASVSDPSATNDVSAPPAAARPYYSPAEITALTGLSPSTVQRLIANSKLPALQPGGPRHRILIPHDAIAECATATAPRAPKPRLATRRPDQLSGPAPKWTRSTP, encoded by the coding sequence GTGCTCCTTTCCGGGGGTGACGCGCGCACTAAATGGGACAGGAGAGACTGTGAGAGGCAGTGTTTTTTCAGACTCGATCCGGCTTCCGTGTCCGATCCATCCGCCACCAACGACGTCTCGGCTCCGCCGGCAGCGGCGCGACCGTACTACAGCCCGGCTGAAATCACGGCGCTTACCGGGCTATCTCCATCGACAGTCCAGCGACTGATCGCCAACAGCAAGCTTCCTGCCCTGCAGCCTGGCGGACCGAGACACCGGATCCTAATTCCCCACGACGCTATCGCAGAGTGCGCCACGGCAACGGCGCCTAGGGCGCCAAAGCCTCGCCTAGCTACGCGGCGCCCCGATCAGCTTTCGGGCCCAGCGCCCAAGTGGACCCGCTCAACTCCCTAA
- the cas5c gene encoding type I-C CRISPR-associated protein Cas5c, whose translation MTAYQGQRSHISLRIWGDYACFTRPEAKVERLSYDVITPSAARGVLEALYWKPEVRWVVERIHVYREPRFTNLRRNEVASKASAANAKQAMNGTPAGTLALYADEDRQQRAATILTGVEYIIGARFEVLDDSEPVAKHYNMFKRRAERGQCFHRPYLGTREFACDFAWVEGPIPASPLTGERDLGWMLHDLVFTPLDKNQEKLADTLCAHTGRPLKAEPRFFRAQMHDGVIEVPPLQHATAESVG comes from the coding sequence ATGACGGCTTATCAGGGACAGCGTTCCCACATCTCCCTCCGTATCTGGGGCGACTACGCCTGCTTTACTCGCCCCGAGGCGAAGGTCGAGCGGCTCTCTTACGACGTCATCACCCCTTCGGCCGCCCGCGGGGTGCTGGAGGCCCTCTACTGGAAGCCGGAGGTACGCTGGGTGGTCGAGCGGATCCATGTCTATCGTGAACCGCGGTTCACCAACCTGCGGCGAAACGAGGTCGCGAGCAAGGCGTCGGCCGCGAACGCCAAGCAGGCCATGAACGGCACGCCCGCCGGGACGCTCGCGCTCTACGCAGACGAAGATCGACAGCAGCGGGCCGCCACTATCCTTACCGGAGTCGAGTACATCATCGGCGCCCGCTTCGAGGTGCTCGACGACAGCGAGCCGGTCGCCAAGCACTACAACATGTTCAAGCGGCGGGCCGAACGGGGGCAGTGCTTCCACCGCCCCTACCTCGGCACGCGTGAGTTCGCCTGCGACTTCGCCTGGGTCGAAGGGCCGATCCCCGCCTCGCCCCTCACCGGCGAGCGCGACCTGGGCTGGATGCTCCACGACCTGGTCTTCACGCCACTCGACAAGAATCAAGAAAAGCTGGCCGACACTCTCTGCGCCCACACCGGCCGGCCGCTGAAGGCCGAACCACGGTTTTTTCGCGCGCAGATGCACGACGGCGTGATCGAGGTCCCCCCACTCCAGCACGCGACCGCGGAGTCAGTCGGATGA
- the cas8c gene encoding type I-C CRISPR-associated protein Cas8c/Csd1, which translates to MILQALNAYYERLAADPESDVAPYGYSRQQIAFVVVVNADGSLHEIQDARVEDGKGKLRNQSLIVLGNSKPTGSGINPCFLWDNTAYALGYKAKDEKPERTRKAFEAFRKRHLDAEAEVDDPEFGAVCRFLESWSPDGAESHPTLTDAPTGFGVFKLRGATHFVHEQASVKAWWEAMATDSASTEEASESQCLVTGLVGPIARLHEPKIKGVWGGQPAGALLCSVDTAFTAATSYGKSQGGNFPVGETPAFQYCTALNRLLDRANNRRLSVGDTSVVFWTAKPSPAEAWIAELFNPSTKAEDETTLSKVRPLLDAIARGSFPPEFDDPNSPFYVLGLAPNAARVSVRFWRECTLGDFLDKLRQHYADLEIVRGPNDFPYPALWRLLAETARESKDIPDLLEGAMLRAILTGQPYPQMFYAALLRRIQADREVRFVRAAAIKACLNRNSRFGINPLEEELPMALDQERPESAYQLGRLFAELEKTQEDALPGINDTIKDRYFGAASSTPASVFPRLIRMNQHHLGKLERGNRTYHERRIQEIAGRIDGFDSHLSMPNQGLFAIGYYHQRQDIFTKKAAAEAPDTVEAS; encoded by the coding sequence ATGATCCTGCAAGCCCTCAACGCCTACTACGAAAGACTGGCCGCCGATCCGGAGTCGGACGTGGCGCCGTACGGCTACAGCCGGCAGCAGATCGCGTTCGTCGTCGTGGTCAACGCCGATGGCTCGCTGCACGAGATCCAGGACGCGCGGGTCGAAGATGGAAAGGGCAAGCTGCGAAACCAATCGCTGATCGTACTTGGCAACTCGAAGCCAACGGGCTCCGGCATTAATCCATGCTTCCTCTGGGACAACACTGCCTACGCGCTCGGCTACAAAGCGAAAGACGAGAAACCCGAGCGGACCCGCAAAGCGTTCGAGGCGTTCCGCAAGCGACACCTGGACGCAGAAGCGGAGGTCGATGACCCCGAGTTCGGGGCCGTCTGCCGGTTCCTGGAGTCGTGGTCACCCGACGGCGCGGAGTCGCATCCGACACTTACCGACGCGCCGACCGGCTTCGGCGTGTTCAAGCTGCGGGGAGCTACGCACTTCGTTCACGAACAGGCGTCGGTGAAGGCTTGGTGGGAGGCGATGGCAACGGATAGTGCTTCAACCGAAGAGGCTTCTGAATCGCAATGCTTGGTGACGGGCCTTGTTGGTCCGATCGCTCGACTTCACGAACCTAAAATCAAAGGAGTTTGGGGAGGGCAGCCTGCCGGAGCACTGCTGTGCTCGGTCGATACCGCGTTTACTGCGGCGACTTCGTACGGAAAGTCGCAGGGAGGCAATTTTCCTGTGGGGGAGACGCCGGCGTTCCAATACTGCACGGCCCTAAACCGACTGCTCGACCGCGCGAACAACCGCCGCTTGTCGGTTGGCGACACGTCCGTAGTCTTCTGGACAGCCAAACCTTCGCCCGCCGAAGCCTGGATCGCGGAGCTATTCAACCCGAGCACGAAAGCAGAAGACGAGACAACACTGTCGAAAGTTCGACCGCTGCTCGACGCAATCGCCCGAGGCTCGTTCCCGCCAGAGTTCGACGACCCCAACTCGCCCTTCTATGTCTTAGGCCTCGCGCCAAACGCCGCCCGTGTTTCGGTTCGCTTTTGGCGAGAATGCACGCTGGGAGACTTCCTCGACAAGCTCCGGCAGCACTATGCCGATCTAGAGATCGTCCGCGGCCCGAACGACTTCCCTTATCCGGCGTTGTGGCGGCTGCTCGCAGAGACCGCCCGGGAGTCGAAGGACATTCCCGACCTGCTCGAAGGCGCCATGCTGCGAGCCATCCTTACCGGCCAGCCCTACCCACAGATGTTCTACGCGGCGCTGCTGCGTCGCATCCAGGCCGATCGCGAAGTGCGGTTCGTTCGTGCGGCGGCGATCAAAGCGTGTTTGAACCGCAACAGCCGTTTTGGCATCAACCCTTTGGAGGAGGAACTCCCCATGGCACTCGACCAAGAACGCCCCGAATCCGCGTACCAGCTTGGGCGGCTCTTTGCCGAATTGGAGAAGACCCAGGAAGACGCCCTGCCGGGCATCAACGACACGATTAAGGACCGCTACTTCGGCGCCGCGTCGTCAACTCCCGCGAGCGTCTTCCCCCGGTTGATCCGGATGAACCAGCACCACCTCGGCAAGCTGGAGCGGGGCAATCGCACCTACCACGAGCGGCGTATCCAGGAGATCGCCGGGCGGATCGACGGGTTCGACTCCCATCTTTCGATGCCCAATCAAGGTCTGTTCGCCATCGGCTACTACCACCAGCGGCAAGACATTTTCACGAAGAAAGCGGCCGCTGAGGCGCCCGATACGGTCGAAGCCAGCTAG